One Hyla sarda isolate aHylSar1 unplaced genomic scaffold, aHylSar1.hap1 scaffold_1920, whole genome shotgun sequence genomic window carries:
- the LOC130316208 gene encoding solute carrier family 2, facilitated glucose transporter member 8-like, protein CPSSSNVQNRNLYLATLGAVLGPLSFGFVLGFSSPAISDLKNTEDPRLILDQETASWFGSIVTIGAAAGGILGGWLVDRVGRKLSLMLCAFPYVLGFALIISAQNMWMLLGGRVLSGLASGVTSLVVPVYISETSHSGVRGMLGSCVQLMVVTGIVGAYIAGMVVSWRWLAVVCSVPPVLMVILMCFMPETPRYLINQERRAEAMAALHFLRGPDVDHEWEYRQIEASGDQQEDGLKMADFMAPSIYKPFIIGILLMFFQQATGINAIMFYADMIFEEAKFQNSSLASVIVGLVQVVFTAVAALIMDRAGRKVLLVISGVVMAISTALFGVYFRISVAHVNNSSGVTSPGEMADGPTDPLAWLALVSMGLFIA, encoded by the exons TGTCCCTCCTCTAGCAATGTCCAGAACAGGAATCTGTACCTGGCCACACTTGGCGCAGTGTTGGGGCCCCTGAGCTTTGGTTTTGTCTTGGGGTTCAGCTCTCCAGCCATCTCTGATTTGAAGAACACGGAGGATCCGCGGCTAATTCTGGACCAAGAGACGGCGTCATGGTTTGGT TCTATAGTCACCATTGGTGCAGCTGCTGGGGGCATCCTTGGTGGGTGGCTGGTGGACCGCGTGGGCCGGAAGCTCAGCCTCATGCTCTGCGCTTTTCCTTATGTCCTTGGCTTCGCCCTGatcatatctgctcaaaacatgtgGATGTTGCTGGGTGGCCGCGTGTTGTCCGGACTTGCCAGCGGAGTCACCTCCTTGGTGGTCCCA GTGTATATTTCAGAGACGTCACACTCCGGGGTCCGAGGGATGTTGGGCTCCTGCGTACAGCTGATGGTGGTCACTGGAATTGTAGGAGCTTATATTGCAG GAATGGTCGTGAGCTGGCGCTGGCTGGCGGTGGTCTGCTCTGTGCCCCCTGTCCTCATGGTGATTTTAATGTGCTTCATGCCCGAGACCCCACGATATCTCATCAACCAGGAGAGACGAGCAGAGGCGATGGCTGCTCTGCACTTTCTGCGAGGGCCAGATGTGGACCATGAGTGGGAATACCGGCAAATCGAGGCCAGCGGGGATCAGCAG GAGGATGGGTTAAAGATGGCGGATTTCATGGCACCGTCTATATACAAACCATTCATCATCGGCATCCTACTCATGTTTTTCCAGCAGGCCACCGGCATTAACGCCATCATGTTCTATGCCGATATGATATTTGAGGAAGCAAAGTTCCAG AACAGTAGCTTGGCTTCGGTTATTGTTGGGCTGGTGCAGGTGGTGTTCACAGCGGTGGCTGCGCTCATCATGGACCGGGCTGGGAGGAAGGTCCTTTTGGTCATCTCAG GGGTCGTTATGGCGATCAGCACCGCCTTGTTTGGGGTGTATTTTAGAATCAGTGTGGCGCATGTGAACAACTCATCAGGCGTGACGAGCCCCGGGGAAATGGCGGACGGCCCCACCGATCCACTGGCATGGTTGGCTTTGGTCAGCATGGGTCTGTTCATCGCTG